Within Raineyella sp. W15-4, the genomic segment GTGACCAGGGTGTCCTCATCCGTCAGCGGAGTGACATCGCCGGGCAGCGGCCGCAGCCGGGTGAGGATCTCCCCGACGGCGCGCCGGTCGCTACGCCGGGTGGTGATGTCGAGCAGCCCCAGCCCGGGCATCACCTCGTCGTGTTCCCCGATGGTGAAGGTGTTGCCGAGGATCTGGTAGCCCGCGCACACCGCGAAGACGACCGCGCCGCGGTCGGCGGCCCGGTGCAGGGTGCCCTCCTGCTGGAGGAGGCGTACGGCGGTGGTCTGCGCGCCGTCCTCCCCGCCGCCCAGCAGGTAGAGGTCGGCGTCGTCGGGCAGCGGTCGGCCGGGCTCGGCGACGGTGAGGTGCGGTGCGAAGCCGCGCCACTGCAGCCGCTTCACCAGCACGGTGGCGTTGCCGCGGTCCCCGTAGATGCCCAGCAGGGACTGGTAGACGAGGACGAGGTGGACGGGGCGGGTCATGCCAGGCCTCCGAGCTTGCGCAGCTTCTGGAACGGGGTGTAGGTCGAGAGTACGTCGACGTGGCGTCCCAGATCGGTGAGCGCGGCGGCGAGATCGGTGATCACCGTGCACTCCACCTCCGCGTACGCCAGCCGGACCGCGAGGTCCTGGGCCCGCGGACCGGTCGCGATGACCCGCTTGCCGGCCAGCTGTTCGTAGTCGACGTCCCACATCCAGGACAGGTCCCGGCCGTCCGCGGCGACGGCGTCGATGGCCAGCACGACGGTGTCGGACTGCAGCAGGGGCAGCGCCTCGTGCCAGCCGGCCGGGTTCTTCGCCAGCAGCAGCCGGGCGGAGGTGGTGCCGTACCGTGTCGTCGCGAACCGGCCGGCCGGGGAGGTGACGGTCCGCATCCCCGCCAGGGCCTCCTCGACGCCGACGCCGAGTTGTTCGGCGGCCGCGAGGGCGCAGGCGGCATTGCCGATGTTGAACCCGCCCGGGACCTGCAGCTGCGGATCGTGGGCCACCCCGTGCCGGTCGATGATCTGTCCGTTCTCCACCCG encodes:
- a CDS encoding glutamine amidotransferase, whose translation is MTRPVHLVLVYQSLLGIYGDRGNATVLVKRLQWRGFAPHLTVAEPGRPLPDDADLYLLGGGEDGAQTTAVRLLQQEGTLHRAADRGAVVFAVCAGYQILGNTFTIGEHDEVMPGLGLLDITTRRSDRRAVGEILTRLRPLPGDVTPLTDEDTLVTGFENHGGMTTLGPDAAPLADVEIGIGNGDGSGTEGAVQGSVVGTYPHGPVLARNPGLADFLLETALGTRLDPLPVPPIPALRRERVAAIRATARA